One stretch of Candidatus Bathyarchaeia archaeon DNA includes these proteins:
- a CDS encoding LSM domain-containing protein → MSEMTTEILEQNIGKIVLVRLKGGKSLRGRLKGFDQHLNLVLEETEDTTNIESQRRLGLIIVRGDNVVLISPPPR, encoded by the coding sequence AAATGACCACAGAAATCCTTGAGCAGAACATTGGCAAAATAGTCCTCGTTCGGCTAAAAGGGGGCAAAAGCCTTAGAGGTAGACTGAAGGGTTTTGACCAACACCTTAACTTAGTCTTAGAAGAAACCGAAGATACCACAAATATTGAAAGCCAAAGAAGACTCGGCTTGATAATTGTCCGCGGAGACAACGTGGTCCTGATTTCTCCGCCTCCACGATAG
- a CDS encoding 50S ribosomal protein L37e — MGKGTPSMGKRQGKVVHIMCRRCGRRAYHVRHKRCAACGYGESKTIRSYHWQTKTLLRQRIA, encoded by the coding sequence ATGGGTAAAGGCACTCCATCAATGGGTAAACGCCAAGGCAAAGTCGTTCACATAATGTGTCGGCGATGCGGCAGACGTGCATACCACGTACGTCACAAGCGGTGTGCAGCTTGCGGTTATGGCGAATCCAAAACCATACGCAGCTATCACTGGCAAACAAAAACGCTGTTGCGGCAAAGAATCGCCTAA
- a CDS encoding HAD family hydrolase: MTKPKLAVKGIMLDLDGTILDTKPAYLETGRIAFEKLGQQSPEAVQLLEIPKRIEQKQPFTDITKTVDYHKFLTVYLETFYSISAAKTKPMPQVEKTLEALSKNAPLAVITMRFMSKENIFAELKQYNLDGYFSHVVTALDTAKPKPSPEALIKAAGAMGVQMCDCVIVGDSIVDVLAGKAAGAKTVAVLSGLYSHVELSKTEPNFIINDISELPTLLE; this comes from the coding sequence ATGACTAAACCAAAACTTGCTGTAAAAGGAATCATGCTGGATTTAGATGGTACAATACTTGACACCAAGCCAGCGTATTTGGAAACAGGGAGAATCGCCTTTGAAAAATTGGGGCAACAAAGCCCTGAAGCGGTGCAGCTGCTTGAGATTCCAAAACGGATAGAGCAAAAACAACCTTTCACAGACATAACCAAAACGGTGGATTACCACAAATTTCTGACCGTGTATCTTGAAACGTTTTACTCGATTTCCGCCGCTAAAACAAAACCAATGCCGCAAGTAGAAAAAACTCTGGAAGCGTTATCCAAAAATGCGCCGCTTGCGGTTATCACCATGCGGTTCATGTCGAAAGAGAACATTTTTGCTGAGCTTAAACAGTATAACCTTGACGGCTACTTCTCGCATGTTGTTACGGCACTTGATACCGCTAAGCCAAAGCCATCTCCTGAAGCTTTGATTAAAGCCGCAGGGGCTATGGGTGTTCAAATGTGCGACTGCGTCATCGTTGGCGACTCAATTGTTGATGTTCTGGCAGGGAAGGCGGCGGGCGCCAAAACCGTTGCCGTGCTAAGTGGCCTTTATTCCCATGTGGAACTTTCAAAAACTGAACCAAACTTTATAATAAACGATATTTCTGAGCTACCAACTCTTTTGGAGTAA